CTTTGCCTTTCTCTTTTCTTTAAGGGTCATCTTTGGCGCTTTCTTTGCGCTCGATTTCTGTTTGTCTTTTCCTTTGCTCATTTGATGCCTCCTTTTTTAAGATGGGATTAGTTTAAATTTTTCTTATGAATCATTATAATTATTTTCAGCAGCACTGGCAAGAGGAAAATGCAGTGCGAATGATTGATATCAGGCCTTGCAATTAATTACCCGCATATCGGTGATTATCATATCGACTTTTATATCATGCGGTTCTGCCGGTATTTTGTCGCCGATCTGTTCTTCAAAAGCAAGGGCGATGGTGATTATATGTTCAGCCTTTGAAAGCATCTTTGACTCATAGCTCAGGAGTTTGTCATAGTAGCCTCCGCCGTATCCCAGGCGATTACCGTTAGTGTCAAATCCTGTTCCGGGAATGATAACAAGGCCGATCTCATTCAATGATACTTCACGGTCTTTCAAGATCCCGGGTTCCTGTATGCCCATATACCCGGGGATAAGCTCTGAAACATCCCTGACCTCGAAAAGTCGTAGTCTTC
The sequence above is drawn from the Nitrospirota bacterium genome and encodes:
- a CDS encoding 5-formyltetrahydrofolate cyclo-ligase, yielding MKKRIREDLLNKRNSIDPDEKKSKERSIEKKLFNLEEFKKSECILLYASFRSEVDTMNYLQDVIHLNKKLIIPLVDPDHRRLRLFEVRDVSELIPGYMGIQEPGILKDREVSLNEIGLVIIPGTGFDTNGNRLGYGGGYYDKLLSYESKMLSKAEHIITIALAFEEQIGDKIPAEPHDIKVDMIITDMRVINCKA